CTGTAACCGGTGACGGGTGCGTACAGGGCGCCGTCCGTGTGCGTGCGCCGGTACGCGAGATCGCCTCCCTCCGTCCGCTGCGAGCCGGTGACCGGGGAGCCGGCCACCACGATGTCGCCGAGCGGCTGCGCGTACCGCGCGATGGTGTTCCGCCGGTTGTGCTTGTCGTCCGCGAGGGCCTTGGCCTCGTAGCCCTGTACCCAGGTCGCCCGCAGCAGCAGGGCGAACACCAGGAGCAGGCTGAAGACCGCGGCACGCCTGATCGTCTTGTTCATCCCGCAGGAGGACGAGCGGTACGGAGAGCTTCGTTCCGGATCGGCCGGTTTTCTCACCGGATCCTCATCCTCGGGAGGAGCCCCGACGCCTCCCCACGCGGGGGTCCGCCCGGCCCGCGGCGGCCACCTGCGGGGGGTCGGTCCGGTCCGCGGGGGATCGGCCCGGGCTCCGCCCGCCCGCCCGAGGGAGTCCCGCGACCAGGCGGGCGGCTGCCGGGAGACGGCGGGCGGCTGCCTCAGCCGTCGAGCCGCAGGAGCAGTTCCTCGGTTTCCTCGCCTCTGGCGTGGGCGAAGCCGCTGTCCCGCCCGGTCACCGTGAAACCGCACTTGACCAGTACCCGCAGGGAACCTGCGTTGTCGGCGGCCACGCGGGCGTGCAGCGGCCGTTCCGGCACGATGAGCAGCAGCGCGCTCAGCGCGGCCGTGGCCACACCCCGCCCCCACAGGGCGCGGTCGATCCAGTACGTCACCTCGCGTTCGCCGGGCGGTCCGTACACGGCGGCGTGCCCCGCCACGGCGCCGTCGACGAGGACGGTGCGGTTGACG
The genomic region above belongs to Streptomyces marianii and contains:
- a CDS encoding GNAT family N-acetyltransferase, which gives rise to MNDADQRTALRSERPGEATPHPAAAEGPLREARTEVVLREVRPADLDVLFTLMQDPEAGRMAAFTAEDPGDRARFDTHWERVLGTDDVNRTVLVDGAVAGHAAVYGPPGEREVTYWIDRALWGRGVATAALSALLLIVPERPLHARVAADNAGSLRVLVKCGFTVTGRDSGFAHARGEETEELLLRLDG